Part of the Benincasa hispida cultivar B227 chromosome 11, ASM972705v1, whole genome shotgun sequence genome, taaaaaatcaaaaaacaaaaatcaagaaCCTGTTTGGCAACCATTTGatgattttggtttttagttgttaaacattaagtctataaacactcttttcacttttaatttcttgctttattatctattttttacccatatatttaaattaagctaaattttgaaaaataaaaaaatcaatttttaagattatttttttatgaaatttggtTAGAAATTCAACTATTAATCAAGAAATATGCTATTTTCAAAAAGTGaataaacaaaaaactaaataattatcaaataggCCCAAATCCTCACTGATTAAGACCTTTAAGTTATGAGAAACccatgcataaaaaaaaaaaaaaaagggataaaAGTCCCAAGCACTTCATCAATTTAAAGAGAGATCAATCTTAAGATTATTTATTCTctagaaaattaatattttttattaaatatctaCTAATACTATAACATTAGACGTCATATGAcaatatttaactttttaacCAATTTTCGATCCTAACCCTTCTACAAGGTAGTAATAGCAGTTCTCAtccaaatataaaatttaatgtgataaaattttaaaatttatgttatcaaattaaaaaataaaacaaaaagacaaaaaaataaatattaaatatttcaaaataaatataatttaataacatTTGTATTATCAGCTTCAAAGTCAAAGATTCAATTTTTCCATTCTACgaattgtgaaaaaaaaatcaaataattatcatatGGATCTTAATTTTCCATTATAGAAAAACAGTACACTCTAGATAAGGGTTTTACATTTATTGAGAAATTGGTAGTTATATTTATTGAGAAATTGGTAGTTATGGGTCTCTTTATTGTGGAAGATTTAAATATATGCACTTACTTGGCAGCATAATAAGTGATATCAAAGTAGTTGTACATAAATCTATTCACATAGTCCGAGCGTAATTCAACTGACATAATGTTCATACTTTCAATCTCGTGGTTTGAGGTTCGATTTCCCCGTCCTGCACCTTATTTACAAtagctattaaaaaaaaaaaaatctatttatgtGTGTTAGGCAACTTCCTCATGAAACATGAAActattaatttcttaataaaTTGTTGCTTAAAATATTAGTTTGGTATTTATATTTTGAGATTTGGTATACTTGTATTTTAGTTTATAGATCTccatactttcaataaatcttaaaattagtctctattattaatttataattacatttttaaaagaaaattattctctattttaacaatttatttgCAGTTGAATTATAAGTTTAATCACTGATTTTGGGGTATGTAtcatttgatttctaaattttcaaaattaaacatttagtCTTACTTTTTTGACATTCATGAATTTACTCGATACAAAACTAAGGTTCTATTggacataaaatttatatttatatctaaagataaattttaaaaattttgaatttgttgCGTGCCTATCAAACAAGACACAAAATTGGACCTTCATAGATTTATTGGATAGGTTTATCGTTTAGGAAgccattaattaaatatttttaaaagttcaaatcaAATAGATATAAACTTCAAAGTTGCTTGTAATTTAAACAACTCTACAAATCAATCACTTAGCATATGAGTGAACCAAAGCTTCAAAAGTGCAATACTTGAGTGCACTCATATTTTTGCAGTCCACACTAGCCATgcatataaataattataataataaaaagtgaaaaaataaaataaaaataaaaaataaaaaatttaaggaaaaaagaTGGTATTAAAATTATGTTGACATGTCaacatttttatcaatattttcacaTTTATACTAGTTTAACAACCACATGAATCAACATTTCCatcatattgtaaaaaaatctACGAAACATAAAAAGTAAGCAACAAAAtgtaactaatataaatataacattaaaaataaatatattaacttAGTTGAAAAAGCACACATTTATAACTgaattatctttttaaaatttttatattggTGATGACAAAACCCAATTAAATAAACTCCATTGACTTTTATTTGTTGTCAATGGTAAATTCATAATTTGAGGAAAGAGTTACTTGCAAAATAACACATTGGTTTGGTGCTTGCCACAAACACTCTGATGCTTAAATCAAATCTCAGCATAAAGATCAAAGCAAGTAGAGGAAATAAATTTATCTTCTATAGAGTTGTCATACTTTATTTATATTGGAGTTCAACGATCTTCCTTATCTCTTTAGGGTTTAGTATTTTACTTCTGTTTTCTATTGGAAACTGGACACTTTAAAGAGTTGGATTTTGGCCACTAGAGATGTTTCAGAATAGAAGGCTGACACGGAttggtcactcttaagggacATTGGCTCGGCCTTGGACATCCCGACCAATTGAGTCTTGGTCCAATTACCTTTTTTCTCTATTTGTTAGAAACTCTTCGAAGCCTGCTTCCTGTCGATCTTAGGTTCGTTTCTAGGATTAGGTAACTCTCTCGTTATTTGTCTTAAGCTTTTACTAATCTAGAATCACCCCTAACATATAATTTATCTCGAATTATCCATCAACATTTAAAAAGAGTAAATAGAGTTTATATCCATGATAACTTTTTTCGAAATGGACATAAATCTGACAGTTGGAGTAAGTTTTTAATGTAAACCCTAAAAATCCAAACACTTGCCACATGGATGAACCAAACCTCTGAAATATTCATCAGTTTCCTCCGTCGGGGGGGTAATTTAATAAATTCATCAGGCAGAGACTTCAAGATGGAAAATCCAAATTGATTGAAGCAATGAGATAAAGCGAAGTGTTGGGACCATAATCCAAGCCTGTGATTCGAAGCTACATACAACAAAGCCGGCCCAGTCGAGATCCTGCTCTGAAAAACCATTGAAGAAGGCTTCGTTAACTTCGAGAAAAACCAAACCCAGAGCGTCTTTTAACACATTACAACAACTGGGTCAAGCTTCCCTCTCCCAAAACCAACGCCTTTCGATGGGCCTGGAGATGGAATCCTTGGCCGCCTCAATTGGCGTCTCCGTCCCTGTTCTCCGCTTCCTTCTCTGTTTCGTCGCCACAATTCCGGTCAGCTTTCTATGGCGGATTGTTCCTGGTCGCCTCCCCAAGCATCTCTATTCCGCCCTCTCCGGCGTTCTTCTCTCTTACCTCTcttttgggttttcttcaaaCCTCCATTTTTTGGTCCCCATGTTCCTGGGTTATGCTTCCATGGTTCTCTTCCGTCGCCATTGCGGATTGATTACATTCTTCTTGGGTTTTGGTTATCTCATTGGATGGTAAGTGGAATCGATGTAGTTGGTTTTGTGATAGGTTTTTCAACGACTTCCATTGATGGGGTTCTTCAAATTGAACGATCTGATTGCAATTATATATTCCGTTCATTAGTGGTTTTGTATTTTGTTGAATGCAACTAACTGGTTTTCACTGTTTTTCACTCTTCGAGTTCTTGTTATGATGAATCTGGTGGAAATTGAACTTGGGGGTAATGTTCTGGTTTTGTAATTCCGTGCATGCAGCTCCTTTTTATAATGTGGAGTTATGGTTGTCTTTGGTAATGGATGGTATTTTGTGGGCTTTGGTTAACTATGATTTTATTGACATGCAGGAAGATGTAAAATAGATTTGAGCTTAGACTCTGTTTTTCTCGTCAGAGCTGTTGGAAGTAAGCAAGAAAACTTTAGTCCTTGTAGAATTAATTGttagaaatttaagaaaaaagttTGTGCTGGAGATGGCTGCATCTATGCTTAGTTCATTTAGTCTTTTAGTTTTCCTGAGCTTAAACTTTAGGTAGGAAGATTCTTTTGGTCTTTTGTCTTGGTACGGTTATAGCACCGATAAAGCTAAATGAAAAGGATTATAAGCAGAAATAGAATTTATGACCTCTTTTACAGCATCCTCGGTTTGGTACAAGTCATAGTGAAAACACCTTTTGAAACAATTATATGTTTTCATGTTCACTATAGACATCCGCTATCAATTTCGTTTGAGGGGGGTGAAATGGACTTCCATAGATAACAACATTTGCACAAGAAAAGGGtgacacctcttggtgatccaCGGTTGTTTCTTTGGAAAAGTCTTTTGGGGAGGAACCATGCTTAAAAAATCATTTGTTGTCAAACCTCTTGGAACTATGATACAACATTTTCTTCCTTAGTTAGCAAGTAAATAAATTTCAGCAATGTAGTTTTTCATGCTTGAAGTTTTTCCAACCGAAAGCACCTAATCGTCCTTTCTGTATCCTCTGAAAAATATATTGCTTCTGGGGTGGTGTCAACTGTCAATCAGATTCTTAGCTATGTTGCTAAGCCATTTAACGTACCCCTGATTTTCATGTCATAAAGAGGTTAGAGAAAACTAGGAGTTAAACTCAAAAGCTAGTTAGAGGGGAAGACGTTTATAAAGAGGTTAGAGAAAACAGTGAAAGAGGTTGTGGTTGCCAGGGGAGAAGCAGAGTTTGGGTTAAAGGTTTTCATGCACTTCCAGTATGGTACTCTACTAGGAGATTGCcgattccttttttttcttttcttttttgataaACTTATAATTGAATCTTCAAGTgtgtttattaaagaaaatggtCTTATATATAATGGTCTGATGTGTGCGTACTTCAAAGGAATGGACCTGATGCCATATctaatattttgactttttatctCCCTTGAGGCATTGTTGTCATTTTCAGAAGAAAGACTGTCATTGAACTAAAAATATAGCATGTGATGCTTGTGTTTCAAATCCATTTTCATCAATAAATGCAATGATGTATGCATAATCTTAGAATAAAGAACTTTCAGATTCTTGAGATTGTGCTTTTGATTTCAGAATTCTTGACTTTTTGTACACATGTGTAGCCATGTATATTACATGAGTGGGGACGCTTGGAAGGAAGGAGGTATCGATGCAACTGGTAAGATCACTCATTAGACTTGTGCCTTCTTTTTTGTTCATTAGTATCCAAATGCATCCttcttttttcaagaaaaatatgTTGTCTTGAAATTATTCTCAAAAAGGGGCAGATAAATAGCATCTTTGTTCTAATGATTACAATTTTCGAATCCAATCCCAATTGGCTAATTTATTTGATGTCAATGAAGTCTCATATATGATACATCATCATCTGGGTCATAGGTTGTTTGGTACAAAACAAAAGTCATTTTTCATAATTATGGAATTCACAAAAAAAGGGAAAGCGCTACTTATCTCTCCAAGTGCCAAGGAGATTATAAAATGGCACTTCAACTGCTACAATCATAGAACTAGTACATAATAAAAGAGCTAAGATAGAAAGTACACCAGTTGGTATGCATGAGTCAGACTGATTCTTAAACTTTCTCTCTCATTCCTAAACCTATCTATCttcaaatttacaatttttaaGACATTGCTACAGATCTCCCAAAGTAGAGAAGTCACTACATTTGATCACAGTTTTTGGCTGGTCTAAAATTTTAGCCCCGGAGGAGCTGAAGGCCAGCCTcattgcttgttttttttttttttggaagttaCACGAATTAACACATTAAAGCTATCCAACAGCTTAGAGTAGATGCTATGAACCTTAAAAGAGATGCAACTGAAGCTCTGAGCATTATTACAAAACTTGCATTAGGTAGGAGAAAAGCAGAAGGTTGGATTTGTCTTTTGACCAAAGTACTGAGTTCTACTAAGGCCAAAGGGAAAAGTGTATGGGAAAAAGTTGATATTCCTTGAAGTTGTATGCTTTCTAATGCCCCTACACCACCCATTACATAGACATATAAGTGGTGGATTGCTTAGAGCCTAGAGGATTTTGAAAATAGACTTGCTGGAATAATTCTTGAAGCTCCTTGAATTCCACAATCTTTGGTCAGGGATAGAGTTGGGCATAAAACTTTGCAACAAACTATATAATGAAATCCATTCATTAATTTCTATGCTGGAAGGTTACTTAAGAAAAATTCCATCCATCCATCATGGCAAGATCGTAGTTGATCTCAACTGTGTGATAAACAACTTAGTTCCTATATGCATCATTCTTAGACTGCCACAAATTATTGGTTTCacgatatattaaataataaatatttaggTTTACTGATTTATTTATGCTCGTTTGTGTTTTTGACCTCCtgtttatatttatgtttttggTTACTGACATTCTTTGCACTATATTGTTCAGGAGCTTTGATGGTGTTGACACTGAAAGTCATTTCATGTGCCATAAATTATAATGATGGGTTGTTAAAAGAAGAAGGTTTAAGTGAGGCTCAAAAGAAGAATCGATTGATTAAGTTGCCCTCGTTAATCGAGTACATTGGTTACTGCCTCTGCTGTGGCAGCCACTTTGCTGGTCCTGTTTATGAAACGAAGGATTATCTTGAGTGGACTGATGGAAATGGGGTCTGTGCATTCTTCTTCTTTGGTTAGTTTTCCCCCAACCTTTTGGGCAGATGTTCTTATGTTGAATTCTGTCATCTTGGTTCTTTTTCAGATTTGGAAGCATGATGAACAAAACCCACCTCCATCACCATATCTGGCAACAATTAGAGCTCTTCTCCAAGCTGCTTTTTGTATGGTCTTGTATTTGTACCTGGTACCTCAGTTTCCATTATCCCGTTTTATTGATCCCATCTACCATGATTGGCCATTCTGGAAGCGTCTTGGGTACCAATATATGGCAGGCTTCACCGCACGCTGGAAGTATTATTTCATCTGGTCAATTTCGGAGGCCTCCATCATTATTTCTGGCTTAGGTTTCAGTGGTTGGACAAAATCTTCTCCACCTAAACCACGCTGGGACCGTGCAAAGAATGTTGACATTCTTGGTCTTGAGtttgtgaagagtgcagttgagATTCCTCTTAAATGGAATATTCAAGTCAGCACTTGGCTTCGTCATTGTGAGTTTTTTGCAAGCTTGAGGTTTACACATGTCTGCACTGTTTTCGATAGCTTTAAGCAAGCTCACTAGTTTACTCCCTGTGAATGTTTAATTGTCTTTTTGGGGGTCGCTTAAGCATatctaaaatgaaaaagaaagaaaagaaaagaaaaagtgatATCCATATATAAAAACTCtccattcaacattttttttggaAACATGGCTTTTAGAAAATAGGAGCTATGGTTAAATTCAAAATGATCTCATTGCTGTTTCATGCTGTTAGATGTTTATGAAAGGCTGGTTCAGAAGGGGAGGAAACCCGGTTTCTTTCAGCTGCTGGCAACACAGACTGTCAGTGCTGTTTGGCATGTGAGTATTATGAAACAGATTACTGCTTTTAATCTTTTGCTATACCTTTTTGATTCCTTTACAAATTCAAAATCTGTGGTTATTATAAGGTTCTGTTGCATTTCCCCCTCTCTTTTTTAGGTTTGTATGTTCAATATCCATGATCTTTATATGTAGTTGATATTTATGAATTGTGcttttgaattcttaactaaacTTCAAAAGCTAGACAATTGTGAacattttataatttactaGAGGTTTCAGAAGAAAAGGTTTAttctgtatatatatatatatatatctctgCAGATTGCCATGTTTGCTTCTTTATTTAGCTATAGTGCGTTCATTTCATTCCAAGGTATAGGGTCTATATTGGTCGGTGTGATTTATTTTCGTATTTCATATTCTTGTCTTCTGACATTGACTTGCTTTTCTGCTTGCTGAATAAAATATAGGGTCTGTATCCTGGGTACATCATCTTCTTCGTTCAGTCTGCTGTGATGATTGCTGGTTCAAGAGGTATGTAATGGCCTACCTGTTATTACACTGTCCATTCTTCAGTTATGtaacttctttcttttgtttccttCACCTTGGTACTGCCCATCGAGCAGTTATTTACAGATGGCAACAAGCTATTCCTTCATCCATGGCTTTCCTCAAAAGTCTACTTGGATTTTTGAACTTTGCTTACACAGTTTTGGTTCTGAACTACTCCTGCGTCGGGTTCATGGTACCTCTCTTGCTCTCACTGGCTCGCACTCTCTCTTGTTGTGCATATTAGTTTCTGATGCTATGATGTGTTGGGCAGGTCTTGAGCTTACATGAGACAATTTCCTCGTATGGAAGCGTATACTACATCGGAACCATAATTCCTGTCACGCTAATCTTACTTGGTTCCATTATTAAACCTGCACCAGCTAGATCCAAAGCTCGAAAAGATCAGTGAGGTAAGAAAGCTTGGTCCTTTTTGTGGGTTTCTGAATAACTTTAAAATGAGTATGGGTGACGAAGCCAGTTGTTGCTCTTTTTTCCACTTGACATCCTGAACATTTGGTACATTGTTATTTGTGTTAGTTGTGATGGATCTTTTGAGTTGAAGCTTTTGAGAAGGATAGGAGTGGTCTGAATTCTAAAACCTTTTAACTTTGCATCTTTTTGAGTAGTTTGTTGAATGAACTTGGAAAATGCATGCCTTGATGCTAATTCATTAGGATGGTCCAATTTTGATGGCATTTTCGTGTTGCTATAAGGGTGctcctgttttttttttttttttttttttctatttttttttattttcaattaattaattaattaatttttttatagaaaaaaacaaagaattaaattctgggaaaaaaaaaaaaaattataatagcAAGATGTTTTGAGTTGGATATGGTAGGTCAAATTACAAATCTAGTCCATCAGCATCTGTGTGAATTCTAAATTTCTAGTTGTGTTTAGTAAGTTTTTGAATTCTAAAAGCATCTACATCTTCCAACTTTCCGTTGGTTCTAATACGTCCCTGACGTGTAAATTTCAATTAACTTTCAGTTACTGTTATTTGTTATTTGATATTCACGAATCTAATAGTTACACAATTGAAAGCTTAGGAACTTATTACgcataaactttcaatttaaatCTCATGGACACGACTCATCGTTTGCTGGTGTCATCAATCTCCCAAAATTTGCTTCACGCTCTAAGTAAATTCTTTACTTTCTTCTCGCTCTCCACACAATTCCAAACCAACccatccatggcttttatctcTCTCTCCCCCTCTGGCTTTCCTCATTCTTCCCCTTTCTTTATCTTTCCCATTATGTTATCTCTTCACTGCACATTCATAGTGAATATTTCCATCGAACTGTTGAACATAAAGCTCGGTTTGGCCTCCAATTTTGTCACCGAAGCTCAACCTCTCATTAGTATGTTCAAAATTATTCAGGAGAAAATCATGGTTTTGTGCAATATCTCAGGCTATTGGGAAAAGAATGGCATAAGGAGAGTTTGTGAAAAAGAATGCACTAGATTTTTTTACTGAGATTGCTCGACGTAGATAAGAGCAGACAAACTATGACGGCCATTTAGTTACCGTTAACGCTGTAGACTTTTTGCCACAAATCACTAGCTTCTCTTTATGCTAAGGAATTCTCTGTTATGAAGCCGATTCAATTCCTTCTAAAGCACCGATATGTTTTGATAATTCACATTAACAAGAATGCTAGAGATTTTTCTCAAATACCTCTATTGCAATGAAATCGATTCGATTTTTGCATTTTGATCGCTCCGTCTAGCACAAATGTACATCATCTTAAAGAGAATCAAGACCTTGATAGAAGATTTTTTAAAGGAAGCAATTGAATGGTGTATGCATGGCTGATGATGGAAGAAATTTTTTGTTCTGTCAAAGACTTTGTGAGTTAAGTGATAAATATCATTGATTCACCACATAAACaatgaaatataaattttgaaatacttttttgaaaaaattctcAAGCATTAGGTGTTAGATCATATGGTAAAATGGCAGTTAAACTAAACCATACTTGATACGTAGTAATTTGATTGATTTGATCTAAATTTTAGGGTAAAGTACATTTTGGTAGGCGTCTATTTGGTCCGCTAATTGACTTAACATATTGCTGACTTGGTCATTAAATGTTGAGGTGGATTTGATTACTAGTCAAAATTTACATTAAAGTTAGattaattagaaatttattaagttaaaaataaaataaaaacaatcttTTATATGACGCTTTGgattcattcttttttctttcaacaAACCACGATAAACAAGTCAATCTTCAGCATGGAATCTTCCCTGaccaaaactaaataaaattttgttgaaTACTCCACGACTGAGGCATAACTAGTTCTTAGTTTACCCACCTTCGTGATGGTAGGATCTAGTTGgtgatcattttgttttttgtttttgttttttaaaattaagtctacaaCACTATGTTCACctcaaaatttcttcttttgttatatatttttcaccagttatttaaaaaatcaagcaaagTTTTGGGAATTAAAAAAGGTAGCTtccaaaaacttgtttttgttttttgaaattggttaagaattcaacaattatactgaagaaatatgcaaattattgtaagaaatgtgaatgaaTTAGGTTAAAttctcaaaaacaaaaacaaaaaccaaatagttactgAACGGACttaagattttaattttctattttatgttttcttaaaaaaagatttAGGACTTTTTTCAGTGCAAAATGGATGGCAGGAAGGATTGTGGGGATGTTTGGGatattaatttggagaagatagatGGTTGCTTTTTCGGTATGAATTTCAAAGAAATTCAAGAACACTTAATTTGAAGATGCACTTTCATTCAACTTGATTTCTGTAAGTGGACGTTTCACTCATTATATAACAAGGACGATAATTGGGATGCATCAATCTTTGTACATCATTTTCCACCACTCACATAAAAGGATATTAAAatattcctaaaaaaaaaaaatttgccaCGTATCAAATTATGATTGGACAATTTAATGGGATATATAAAGATAGGGATACCAGATATGTATGTAAGTGTTTTTCTAACCACGACGTaaacaaaaagggaaaaaataatCACCATATCTTCTgccattttttgaaaaaaattgcaatcatGAGAACATTGTGATTGCTCTTCAATTGGTTGGGCTGTAAAATTTATAGGACtacaaataaatatttgaatccttACTTCtcaaatttcacaaaaattTGTTGGATTTGGGGTTTGAGAGGAGCATAGTATTCAATTTCCATAGACACGTCGGTATTTCCATTTATGTTTTCACGTTTTCATGAGTTCGACATCGACATGAAGAATAAATCTATATTTCCACTATATTGTAAGAGAATCCacgaaacataaaaatataatataaataacaaacatttaaaaaccacaaaatgtttatttcatcatttaaaattaattttttgatttttttgttttttttttttaaattttcaaatatattcattgaaatccatattttatcgatattttcatcgaaACTTTTGTAAAACTAGGACCTCGATATTTTCATCGATATCGACATTTAAAACCTTGAAGAGGAGGTCGTGATTGTAATGGTCCGGAATCGAGTGAGAGAAGAAGAGCTAAATCATCAACATCTACACCAAAAATTTCAAGTGTCCATTCAAAAGCTGAAGTCTTGGTCGaaattttgttcaatttcaatTGAAGTTGAGACTTGCGTTGAAGATTCTCCTTGTTTTCCGGAAGGAGAATAGAATGAATCTCAAGCAGCATATACaagattgtttttattttatttttaacttaataaatttctaattaatctaattttaGTGTAAAATTTGACTTAGTAATCAAATCCACCTCAACATTTAAATAGCCAAGTCAACAATCTGTTAAGTCAACTAACGGTCAAATGGGTTTCGGGATCATTTagaatcattatttaaatttcgAGACTAAGAGTACCCATTATAAAATCTGAGGGATCAAATAGACACCTACCTCAAATCTCAGGGACCAAAAATCTATTTtggtctaatttttttaaaactttaacATTATTAGTAATAAgagactttttttttccttgaaaaaAGTATTAAAGAGACGTGTAAtgatttaatttagttttagatagaaataaattaaatgatGATGTAAAATATgatggttgaataattgataTAAATGGTTAATGGTATGTTTG contains:
- the LOC120091774 gene encoding lysophospholipid acyltransferase 1 yields the protein MGLEMESLAASIGVSVPVLRFLLCFVATIPVSFLWRIVPGRLPKHLYSALSGVLLSYLSFGFSSNLHFLVPMFLGYASMVLFRRHCGLITFFLGFGYLIGCHVYYMSGDAWKEGGIDATGALMVLTLKVISCAINYNDGLLKEEGLSEAQKKNRLIKLPSLIEYIGYCLCCGSHFAGPVYETKDYLEWTDGNGIWKHDEQNPPPSPYLATIRALLQAAFCMVLYLYLVPQFPLSRFIDPIYHDWPFWKRLGYQYMAGFTARWKYYFIWSISEASIIISGLGFSGWTKSSPPKPRWDRAKNVDILGLEFVKSAVEIPLKWNIQVSTWLRHYVYERLVQKGRKPGFFQLLATQTVSAVWHGLYPGYIIFFVQSAVMIAGSRVIYRWQQAIPSSMAFLKSLLGFLNFAYTVLVLNYSCVGFMVLSLHETISSYGSVYYIGTIIPVTLILLGSIIKPAPARSKARKDQ